One Streptomyces lincolnensis genomic region harbors:
- a CDS encoding protein kinase domain-containing protein, with translation MMAQQRAQGPSDPEATGGGMSDAPELWGNGGLVGDGRYRLTRRLGRGGMAEVFAAEDVRLGRTVAVKLLRADLAEDPVSKARFTREAQSVAGLNHHAIVAVYDSGEDFVGGQSVPYIVMEIVEGRTIRDLLLNAEAPGPEQALIIVSGVLEALAYSHQHGIVHRDIKPANVIITHNGAVKVMDFGIARALHGASTTMTQTGMVMGTPQYLSPEQALGKAVDHRSDLYATGCLLYELLALRPPFTGETPLSVVYQHVQDIPTPPSEVSDGVPPELDGLVMRSLAKEPDDRFQTAEEMRGLVQYGLQMLYEQGGHTGTWNTGHVDVPDGRRAAGAGFASTTVLPHGADASGTAQIPQQILPSGYGGGDDGGFEGRGNRGSGRGKLWILAVLAVIAIAAGVALALNSGGDKKPGDSTTPSPTTSQTTDDATPSETPSDDTTDEPTDTSTDNGTSTGSNGDYTPSYTPSYTPSPTTQQPTDDPTADPTPTEPTGDPTPSDPPTPTGGPTDTSGGAIGGDAIGGGDGGGDGSG, from the coding sequence CTGATGGCACAGCAGCGCGCTCAGGGCCCGTCCGACCCCGAGGCGACTGGCGGCGGTATGTCAGATGCGCCGGAGCTGTGGGGTAACGGCGGGCTGGTCGGTGACGGCCGATATCGGCTGACCCGCAGACTCGGCCGGGGCGGCATGGCAGAGGTGTTCGCCGCCGAGGACGTACGTCTCGGGCGCACCGTGGCGGTCAAGCTCCTGCGCGCCGACCTCGCCGAGGACCCCGTCTCCAAGGCCCGCTTCACGCGCGAGGCCCAGTCGGTGGCCGGGCTCAACCACCACGCGATCGTCGCCGTGTACGACTCCGGCGAGGACTTCGTGGGCGGCCAGTCGGTGCCGTACATCGTGATGGAGATCGTCGAGGGGCGCACCATCCGCGACCTCCTCCTCAACGCCGAGGCGCCCGGCCCCGAGCAGGCCCTGATCATCGTCTCGGGTGTCCTGGAGGCGCTCGCCTATTCGCACCAGCACGGCATCGTGCACCGCGACATCAAGCCCGCCAACGTCATCATCACGCACAACGGCGCGGTCAAGGTGATGGACTTCGGCATCGCCCGAGCCCTGCACGGCGCGTCCACGACGATGACTCAAACCGGCATGGTCATGGGCACCCCGCAGTACCTCTCCCCGGAGCAGGCCCTCGGCAAGGCCGTCGACCACCGCTCCGACCTGTACGCGACGGGCTGCCTGCTCTACGAACTCCTCGCGCTGCGGCCCCCCTTCACCGGTGAGACCCCGTTGTCGGTGGTCTACCAGCACGTCCAGGACATCCCGACGCCGCCGTCCGAGGTCTCCGACGGGGTCCCGCCTGAGCTCGACGGCCTTGTCATGCGCTCGCTCGCCAAGGAGCCGGACGACCGCTTCCAGACGGCCGAGGAGATGCGCGGCCTGGTCCAGTACGGCCTCCAGATGCTGTACGAGCAGGGCGGCCACACCGGTACCTGGAACACCGGCCACGTCGACGTGCCCGACGGCCGGCGGGCCGCGGGGGCCGGCTTCGCGAGCACGACCGTGCTGCCGCACGGCGCCGACGCCTCCGGCACCGCGCAGATCCCGCAGCAGATCCTGCCCTCCGGCTACGGCGGCGGGGACGACGGCGGCTTCGAGGGGAGGGGCAACCGGGGCAGCGGCCGCGGCAAGCTGTGGATCCTCGCCGTCCTGGCGGTGATCGCCATCGCGGCGGGCGTCGCGCTGGCGCTGAACAGCGGCGGCGACAAGAAGCCCGGCGACAGCACCACGCCGTCGCCGACCACCTCGCAGACCACCGACGACGCGACGCCCAGCGAGACGCCGAGCGACGACACCACCGACGAGCCGACGGACACCAGCACGGACAACGGCACGAGCACGGGCTCCAACGGGGACTACACGCCCTCGTACACGCCGTCCTACACACCGTCGCCGACCACGCAGCAGCCGACGGACGACCCGACGGCGGATCCGACGCCCACGGAGCCGACGGGCGATCCCACGCCGTCCGACCCGCCGACGCCGACGGGTGGGCCCACGGACACGTCCGGTGGCGCCATCGGGGGCGACGCGATCGGTGGCGGCGACGGTGGCGGAGACGGGAGCGGCTGA
- a CDS encoding phosphotransferase → MPHAPPLGALLRQYAAGSVLACEPVDQGLLNRGYRLCTTRGRYFLKHHFDPETATPAAIARQHRATERLAGLGVPVAPPLPDREGRTVAVVGGHTYALHPWIDGRHRHGGQLTPAQCARLGALLGVVHASLERVMPTHARARDRSDTSRRASESPDPGDTFALIDALLARVRRHRPADSFDELARHRLLERRALLERHADRRPPRGGSVGWVHGDFHPFNLLYKGDAPAAIVDWDRLGVKPRAEEAVRAAAIFFVRPAGTLDLPKVQAYARAYRRTAGATPSQLTAAVHRVWWERLNDFWMLRWHYERGDTRADPQFPAASALAVWWTRRYEAVCEAFAD, encoded by the coding sequence ATGCCCCACGCGCCCCCGCTGGGCGCCCTTCTCCGGCAGTACGCAGCCGGTTCCGTCCTCGCCTGCGAGCCCGTCGACCAGGGGCTGCTCAACCGCGGCTACCGGCTGTGCACGACCCGCGGCCGCTACTTCCTCAAGCACCACTTCGACCCCGAGACCGCCACCCCCGCCGCCATCGCCCGTCAGCACCGGGCCACCGAGCGCCTGGCCGGCCTGGGCGTCCCCGTGGCGCCGCCGCTGCCCGACCGCGAGGGCCGCACGGTCGCGGTCGTCGGCGGTCACACGTACGCCCTGCACCCCTGGATCGACGGCCGGCACCGGCACGGCGGCCAGCTCACCCCCGCGCAGTGCGCACGGCTGGGGGCGCTTCTCGGGGTGGTGCACGCGAGCCTGGAGCGCGTGATGCCGACGCACGCGCGGGCGCGCGACCGATCGGACACGAGCCGCCGTGCCTCCGAGAGCCCCGACCCCGGCGACACCTTCGCCCTCATCGACGCGCTGCTCGCCCGGGTCCGCCGGCACCGCCCCGCCGACTCCTTCGACGAACTGGCCCGCCACCGCCTCCTGGAGCGGCGCGCCCTCCTGGAACGGCACGCCGACCGAAGGCCTCCGCGCGGCGGCTCGGTGGGCTGGGTGCACGGGGACTTCCACCCGTTCAACCTGCTCTACAAGGGCGACGCCCCGGCCGCGATCGTCGACTGGGACCGGCTCGGCGTCAAACCCCGGGCCGAGGAGGCCGTACGCGCCGCCGCGATCTTCTTCGTACGGCCCGCGGGCACCCTCGACCTGCCCAAGGTCCAGGCGTACGCGCGCGCGTACCGGCGTACGGCGGGCGCCACGCCCTCACAGCTGACGGCGGCCGTGCACCGGGTGTGGTGGGAGCGTCTGAACGACTTCTGGATGCTGCGCTGGCACTACGAGCGCGGGGACACCCGCGCGGACCCCCAGTTCCCGGCGGCCTCGGCGCTCGCGGTGTGGTGGACGCGGCGGTACGAGGCTGTGTGCGAGGCGTTCGCGGACTGA
- a CDS encoding pyridoxamine 5'-phosphate oxidase family protein, whose protein sequence is MPTADRLAVDHLAVARSAVDRSAVDRLAVDLLARADHGRAVTSMRALPFIALARHIVVDGRVLLRMPRNCGYHRACVGGVVAYGADNLSSAGPGEGLWSAQVVGECTAHDPTPAEIARFGPAPRRVDGEPYEPVYLSIDPRFGTVHSTDDGLESHFEHIP, encoded by the coding sequence CGTCGCCCGTTCCGCTGTCGACCGTTCCGCCGTCGACCGTCTCGCCGTCGATCTGCTCGCCCGCGCCGACCACGGCCGGGCGGTCACCAGCATGCGGGCGCTGCCCTTCATCGCCCTCGCGCGGCACATCGTGGTGGACGGCCGGGTGCTGCTGCGGATGCCCAGGAACTGCGGGTACCACCGGGCGTGCGTCGGCGGCGTCGTGGCCTACGGCGCGGACAACCTGAGCTCCGCCGGGCCGGGGGAGGGCCTGTGGTCGGCCCAGGTCGTGGGCGAGTGCACGGCGCACGACCCCACTCCCGCCGAGATCGCGCGCTTCGGACCCGCCCCGCGCCGCGTGGACGGCGAGCCGTACGAGCCCGTCTACCTGAGCATCGATCCGCGGTTCGGCACGGTGCACTCGACCGACGACGGCCTGGAAAGCCACTTCGAGCACATCCCGTGA